From Micrococcus porci, one genomic window encodes:
- a CDS encoding acyl-CoA dehydrogenase family protein — MTTTTDRTDTISRPADVGTADSGVPTTAHPADRPQFLAARARLAPVFAWLAETAAERDRERVTDREATDRLAAAGFPGLRVPEDAGGAGLTFPEAARLYVELAEADSNVLQALRVHVVNVETVLGSPDGPRRERWLHRFATGETVANATTEIGNRTGHYETRLTTRPDGSAVVNGRKAYSTGTLYADWTIVVVEDEDGAERAATVRSDAPGVTLHDDWDGFGQRLSASGTTEFTDVVVDPEELTPVGQSLDDGSSIFASQAIFQFVHLVGLTGIARAVVRDAAAYVAGRTRGFSHGAAPRPGDDPQVLQVVGELEAAAFGAQAALDAVVGPLDRALRAEAAGAPLAEAEVDAVYTAVYAAQQVIARAALDAATRLFEVGGASATLRTRGLDRHWRNARVLASHNPLIYRARLLGDRAVNGTPLERHYRLGG; from the coding sequence ATGACGACGACCACCGACCGCACCGACACGATCTCCCGTCCCGCCGACGTCGGGACCGCCGACTCGGGGGTGCCGACCACCGCGCACCCGGCCGACCGGCCCCAGTTCCTCGCCGCCCGCGCACGGCTGGCCCCCGTGTTCGCCTGGCTCGCCGAGACCGCCGCCGAGCGGGACCGTGAACGCGTGACCGATCGTGAGGCCACGGACCGCCTCGCCGCCGCCGGCTTCCCGGGGCTGCGCGTGCCCGAGGACGCGGGCGGGGCCGGCCTGACGTTCCCGGAGGCCGCGCGCCTGTACGTGGAGCTCGCCGAGGCCGACTCGAACGTGCTGCAGGCCCTGCGGGTGCACGTGGTGAACGTGGAGACGGTGCTCGGCTCGCCGGACGGGCCGCGCCGCGAGCGGTGGCTGCACCGCTTCGCCACGGGTGAGACGGTCGCGAACGCGACCACGGAGATCGGCAACCGCACCGGCCACTACGAGACCCGCCTGACGACGCGTCCGGACGGCTCGGCGGTGGTCAACGGTCGCAAGGCCTATTCCACCGGGACGCTGTACGCGGACTGGACGATCGTCGTCGTCGAGGACGAGGACGGTGCCGAGCGCGCGGCGACCGTGCGCTCGGACGCCCCGGGGGTGACCCTGCATGACGACTGGGACGGATTCGGTCAGCGGCTGTCCGCCTCGGGGACCACGGAGTTCACGGACGTGGTGGTGGATCCGGAGGAGCTCACGCCGGTGGGCCAGTCCCTGGACGACGGCTCGTCGATCTTCGCCTCGCAGGCGATCTTCCAGTTCGTCCACCTGGTGGGCCTGACGGGCATCGCCCGGGCCGTCGTGCGCGACGCGGCGGCCTATGTGGCCGGCCGTACGCGCGGCTTCTCCCACGGTGCGGCCCCGCGGCCCGGTGACGATCCGCAGGTGCTGCAGGTGGTGGGCGAGCTGGAGGCCGCCGCGTTCGGGGCGCAGGCGGCGCTCGACGCCGTCGTCGGGCCCCTGGACCGGGCGCTGCGGGCCGAGGCGGCGGGCGCGCCCCTGGCCGAGGCCGAGGTGGACGCGGTGTACACCGCCGTCTACGCCGCCCAGCAGGTGATCGCCCGGGCTGCCCTCGACGCGGCGACCCGCCTGTTCGAGGTGGGCGGGGCCTCCGCGACGCTGCGCACGCGCGGGCTGGACCGGCATTGGCGCAATGCGCGGGTGCTCGCCAGCCACAACCCGCTGATCTACCGCGCCCGACTGCTCGGCGACCGGGCCGTCAACGGCACGCCGCTCGAGCGCCACTACCGGCTGGGCGGCTGA